CTCAGACTGGCAGCAGACGGATGTGGACGACCAGCGGAGCAACAAAAGCCAGTCCAAAGGCAGCGGGCATGCAGAACCTTCACAGCCAGGTCGAACCAAAGACCTCGGTAATCCTGGGAATCCTACGCTGATGCCAGCAGGCCGCGAGCTCCCACCCATCTACATCATCAACAACATTGTGCTTAAGCAGCTAAGTGTAGGCGCAGACAGTGAGGTGAGGAATACACAATGTTCCTCTGCTGATTAATGATGGGGATGAGGGACTGAGGCAAGTAGAGAGCTGAAGGGGGAAACGTGtataaaaagtgtaaagtgagTGGAGTTTAGTGTTTTctgccaaaaacaaaaaggcgcAAGAGAACATCTTACAATGTGATCCAACGACAAAGCAAGGAATCTCTGACTGCACTAGTAAATGTAACTCATACCCCTCCTTTTTAATTTGAGTGTTTAATCTTTCTCGTCCTtgcttccttctctctccctgtcccaCCAGCCGGACATGATCCAGAAAAGAGGTCAGTTGCCCCAGAGAAATGGAAGCAGGGAAACGGGCACTTCTGGTGCTGCCCATATGATCCTTCTCCAGCAGCCGAGCTTGTCGCCGGCCACCCTCGACCTTCACAATCCCGTGTCCCAGAAGTCCAACGTCCCAAggaagaaaataattggcacTTACCTGCCCATTCTCAACTCCTACCCCCGCATTGCGCCACACCCCAGCAAGAAGCCGCCTGATAAATCTTCAAATGATGAATCACTGAATCTGAGCAAGAGGGAGTGCACAGAACCTAAGAGTGATGAGCAGCAGCTTTATGAGCAACCCAAATCAGCAATCCTAACCCATGGGCTGCCATGTTCCTCTTCAACCAGAGATGGTCCGTCCTCCTCCAGTGCCACTACAGTCTCCCCGAGCCAAGGCTCCAAATCTGGGTCCAGTCTGTACACCAGCTCCTCCATCCTCCCAAGCAGAGGACTTCACAGAAACAACCCCACCAGCACTCGCAACCGCCGCTTCCTCAACACAGTAGAAATCCTCAGACAATCAGGTCTTTTGGACATTACACTGCGCACGAAGGAGCTGCTGCGCCAGAGCAACGCCACCGAGCAGAACATTGCCCAGCTGCGCCAGCACACAGAGCTTCTGTGCCAGGCTGCCAGCGACCTCGGCTGCAACCTGAGCGGCATCACAGCCTGGGAACATCTACACCGAGCTATGGCCGAGTCCGGCAGCTACCCCAACCTGGAAATCCTGCAAAATTTACAATTCCCGTGTCATCTACCTTCTGTCGGTCAACCGGCGAGTCTTTCCGCAGGTGACGTCAACAGGCCACTAGCTGCTGAGAGCTCAGAGGAGCCGGCGTCTCGCCTTCTCACCACTATGCTGCACCCAAACTCAGGAGAATTCTGGCAGCTCGAGGCCGGTGGTAAATCCTCAGAGAACGTCATCTTTATGTCTCCTGACAGTTCTACC
This genomic interval from Cottoperca gobio chromosome 13, fCotGob3.1, whole genome shotgun sequence contains the following:
- the LOC115017328 gene encoding CLOCK-interacting pacemaker isoform X1 is translated as MPKAQPCLSEHSPCAASSKNAKNKSNSMTLMAIRETKDTNDSSGRGSRCSSEKDSGYSDGSDWQQTDVDDQRSNKSQSKGSGHAEPSQPGRTKDLGNPGNPTLMPAGRELPPIYIINNIVLKQLSVGADSEPDMIQKRGQLPQRNGSRETGTSGAAHMILLQQPSLSPATLDLHNPVSQKSNVPRKKIIGTYLPILNSYPRIAPHPSKKPPDKSSNDESLNLSKRECTEPKSDEQQLYEQPKSAILTHGLPCSSSTRDGPSSSSATTVSPSQGSKSGSSLYTSSSILPSRGLHRNNPTSTRNRRFLNTVEILRQSGLLDITLRTKELLRQSNATEQNIAQLRQHTELLCQAASDLGCNLSGITAWEHLHRAMAESGSYPNLEILQNLQFPCHLPSVGQPASLSAGDVNRPLAAESSEEPASRLLTTMLHPNSGEFWQLEAGGKSSENVIFMSPDSSTG
- the LOC115017328 gene encoding CLOCK-interacting pacemaker isoform X2 is translated as MPKAQPCLSEHSPCAASSKNAKNKSNSMTLMAIRETKDTNDSSGRGSRCSSEKDSGYSDGSDWQQTDVDDQRSNKSQSKGSGHAEPSQPGRTKDLGNPGNPTLMPAGRELPPIYIINNIVLKQLSVGADSEPDMIQKRGQLPQRNGSRETGTSGAAHMILLQQPSLSPATLDLHNPVSQKSNVPRKKIIGTYLPILNSYPRIAPHPSKKPPDKSSNDESLNLSKRECTEPKSDEQQLYEQPKSAILTHGLPCSSSTRDGPSSSSATTVSPSQGSKSGSSLYTSSSILPSRGLHRNNPTSTRNRRFLNTVEILRQSGLLDITLRTKELLRQSNATEQNIAQLRQHTELLCQAASDLGCNLSGITAWEHLHRAMAESGSYPNLEILQNLQFPCHLPSVGQPASLSAGDVNRPLAAESSEEPASRLLTTMLHPNSGEFWQLEAGVGDGAQFALRV